A single window of Thalassomonas viridans DNA harbors:
- the rimO gene encoding 30S ribosomal protein S12 methylthiotransferase RimO, with translation MTVEQFDPKQTTTLDIPSKTIEANQAELAPRGGEAKRSRIGFISLGCPKNLVDSERILTQLRTEGYDVVNSYDDAELVIVNTCGFIDSAVKESLDTIGEALTENGKVLVTGCLGAKEDEITEIHPNVLGVTGPHAYEEVLNQVHEHVTKPEHDPFISLVPDHGVKLTPKHFAYLKISEGCDHRCTFCIIPSMRGDLDSRPVGDVLGEAKRLVNAGVKELLVISQDTSAYGADVKNKTDFWDGMPVKTHMQALCEQLSKMGVWVRLHYVYPYPHVDNIIPLMAEGKILPYLDIPFQHANKRILKLMKRPGSPERTLERIKKWREICPELVIRSTFIVGFPGETEEEFEELLAFLQEAQLDRVGCFKYSPVEGAKANDLPDQIDEAVKEERLQRFMAVQAQISADKLQQRIGQEYLVLIDEVNSEGAVGRSYMDAPEVDGKVYLTDEFDVQPGDQVWVQIIHADEHDVWGVRVED, from the coding sequence ATGACAGTTGAACAATTTGATCCCAAGCAAACCACGACTTTAGATATTCCTTCGAAAACGATTGAAGCGAATCAGGCTGAACTTGCACCCCGGGGAGGAGAAGCAAAGCGTTCACGCATAGGTTTTATTTCACTTGGCTGTCCGAAAAATTTGGTGGACTCCGAACGTATCCTGACCCAGCTGAGAACCGAAGGGTATGATGTGGTTAACAGCTATGACGATGCCGAGCTGGTGATCGTCAATACCTGTGGTTTTATTGACTCGGCCGTAAAAGAGTCCCTGGATACTATCGGCGAAGCATTGACGGAAAATGGCAAGGTACTGGTGACCGGCTGTTTAGGCGCCAAAGAAGATGAAATTACCGAAATTCATCCCAACGTGCTTGGCGTGACCGGGCCGCATGCCTATGAGGAAGTGCTTAATCAGGTGCATGAGCATGTGACTAAGCCTGAACACGATCCTTTTATCTCCCTGGTGCCGGATCACGGCGTTAAGCTGACCCCGAAACATTTTGCCTACCTGAAAATATCGGAAGGTTGTGATCACCGCTGCACTTTCTGCATTATCCCGTCGATGCGCGGCGATTTGGATTCTCGCCCGGTAGGGGACGTGCTGGGGGAAGCCAAACGCCTGGTAAATGCCGGGGTCAAAGAGTTGCTGGTGATTTCCCAGGATACCTCGGCATACGGCGCCGATGTTAAAAATAAAACCGACTTCTGGGACGGCATGCCGGTGAAAACCCATATGCAGGCCCTGTGTGAGCAATTATCGAAAATGGGCGTTTGGGTAAGGCTGCATTACGTGTATCCCTATCCTCATGTCGATAATATTATTCCGCTGATGGCGGAAGGTAAGATTCTGCCTTACCTGGATATTCCGTTCCAGCATGCCAATAAACGTATCTTAAAACTGATGAAGCGCCCCGGCAGTCCGGAGCGTACCTTAGAGCGCATTAAAAAGTGGCGGGAGATTTGTCCCGAGCTGGTGATCCGTTCCACCTTTATCGTCGGTTTCCCGGGGGAAACGGAAGAAGAATTTGAAGAGTTGCTGGCGTTTCTGCAGGAAGCCCAGCTTGACCGGGTCGGCTGCTTCAAATATTCACCGGTAGAAGGGGCCAAGGCCAATGACTTGCCGGATCAAATTGACGAAGCCGTTAAAGAGGAGCGTTTACAGCGTTTTATGGCGGTGCAGGCGCAGATCAGTGCCGATAAACTGCAACAGCGTATCGGCCAGGAATACCTGGTGTTAATCGATGAAGTGAACAGTGAAGGCGCGGTTGGCCGCAGCTATATGGATGCGCCCGAGGTTGACGGTAAGGTTTATCTGACCGATGAGTTTGATGTTCAGCCCGGCGATCAGGTGTGGGTGCAGATTATCCATGCCGACGAGCATGATGTCTGGGGCGTGCGGGTAGAAGATTAA
- a CDS encoding PAAR domain-containing protein produces the protein MGMPAAIVTSFHACPKVNPGPVPHVGGPVIVGSPNVKIGGLPAARKGDKAVCVGPPDTINVGSGSVSINGKPAARVGDGTVHGGKILVGNPTVLIGD, from the coding sequence ATGGGTATGCCAGCCGCAATAGTAACCAGTTTTCATGCCTGTCCTAAGGTCAATCCAGGGCCTGTGCCCCATGTCGGTGGGCCTGTGATTGTCGGTTCACCTAATGTGAAAATTGGCGGTTTACCCGCTGCCCGTAAAGGGGACAAAGCCGTATGTGTCGGTCCCCCTGATACGATAAATGTCGGTTCTGGAAGTGTCAGCATCAACGGTAAACCCGCTGCCCGGGTGGGTGATGGCACTGTTCATGGCGGAAAAATCTTAGTGGGCAACCCTACGGTATTAATCGGTGACTAA
- the tssI gene encoding type VI secretion system tip protein TssI/VgrG has translation MQKATQESNVISIDTPLGKDVLYLTRFVADEAMSQPFIYNVFMYTVGTQIGLKDLVGKKVCISLRSAEGSGNMRYFHGVVSSLQSLGMRTSDTEVAQDYIDYRATVVPSISLMAKRSNCRIYQNLSVLDIVADLFGQHQVTFSDKTMKAYPKYDYCVQYQESDFAFISRLLQQEGIFYFFEHSDSEHKLVLADDITAYKKCAEDKVRCFSGHLAQPHIGHWQGGLGMVSGGYAQKGYDFEQPGLFPAGNKADASLPSQQNYEVYEYLGESEFNKRPQPYANVRLEALQKDMHQAIGQGDCRSFAVGKFFTFADHEDSRYKGKSYLLTRMRVSATQPNQSGAAQSSAIAVYSNDFECVPKDTPYRPEGKFTKPVIYGVQTAVVTGDPGDEQHIDKYGRVKVQFHWDREGKFNGDSSCWIRVAQNWAGNKWGAFFFPRVGQEVLVEFINGDPDQPIISGAVYNADLMPPYALPAKKTQSGIKSHSTKQGGADNFNEVRFEDDKGKELLFFQAEKDHELKVKNDQKDNIGNNRLTEIVNNNTLKVGKDRFTEIGNEDSLHVGKVFNLEAGSEIILKTGSASITMSSDGSINIKGTEVKINGSDIALKAAQIKLN, from the coding sequence ATGCAAAAGGCGACACAAGAAAGTAATGTCATCAGTATCGACACCCCTTTGGGTAAGGATGTGCTTTATTTGACCCGGTTTGTGGCTGATGAAGCCATGTCACAGCCTTTCATCTATAACGTGTTCATGTATACCGTAGGCACACAAATCGGCTTAAAGGATCTGGTGGGCAAAAAAGTCTGCATATCCTTGAGAAGCGCCGAAGGGAGCGGAAACATGCGTTATTTTCATGGCGTGGTCTCTTCTTTGCAATCTTTAGGCATGCGCACCTCGGATACCGAAGTGGCACAGGACTATATCGACTACCGGGCTACTGTGGTGCCAAGCATATCTCTGATGGCCAAACGCAGCAATTGCCGCATCTACCAAAACCTTTCCGTATTGGACATAGTCGCGGACTTGTTCGGCCAGCACCAGGTGACCTTTAGCGATAAAACCATGAAAGCTTACCCCAAATACGATTACTGCGTGCAATACCAGGAAAGCGACTTCGCCTTTATCAGCCGCTTATTGCAGCAAGAAGGCATTTTTTATTTTTTTGAGCACAGCGACAGTGAGCATAAGCTGGTCCTGGCCGACGATATTACCGCCTATAAAAAATGTGCCGAAGATAAGGTCAGGTGCTTCTCCGGCCATCTGGCCCAGCCCCATATCGGCCATTGGCAAGGGGGCCTGGGTATGGTCAGTGGCGGCTATGCGCAAAAAGGTTATGATTTTGAGCAGCCGGGGCTGTTTCCCGCTGGCAACAAAGCCGATGCCAGCTTGCCGTCGCAGCAAAATTATGAAGTTTATGAATACCTGGGAGAATCAGAATTTAATAAGCGGCCTCAGCCATACGCCAATGTCCGCCTTGAAGCGCTGCAAAAAGACATGCACCAGGCAATCGGACAGGGGGATTGCCGCAGCTTTGCCGTCGGTAAATTTTTTACCTTTGCCGATCATGAAGACAGCCGCTATAAAGGCAAGAGTTATCTTTTGACCCGGATGCGTGTCAGTGCCACTCAGCCAAACCAGTCGGGGGCCGCTCAAAGCAGTGCCATAGCCGTGTACAGTAATGACTTCGAATGCGTACCTAAAGATACCCCTTACCGGCCGGAGGGGAAATTTACCAAGCCGGTGATCTACGGTGTGCAAACCGCCGTGGTGACCGGCGATCCCGGTGACGAGCAACATATAGACAAATATGGCCGGGTCAAGGTGCAGTTTCACTGGGACCGGGAAGGAAAGTTTAACGGCGACAGCTCCTGCTGGATCCGGGTGGCGCAAAACTGGGCGGGCAATAAATGGGGAGCGTTTTTCTTTCCCCGTGTCGGCCAGGAAGTACTGGTGGAATTTATCAACGGCGACCCGGACCAGCCCATTATCAGTGGCGCGGTTTATAACGCCGACCTGATGCCGCCTTATGCCTTGCCGGCGAAGAAAACCCAGAGCGGCATCAAGAGTCATAGCACCAAACAGGGAGGCGCGGATAATTTCAACGAAGTGCGCTTTGAAGATGATAAAGGCAAGGAGCTGTTGTTTTTCCAGGCGGAAAAAGATCACGAGCTTAAGGTTAAAAACGATCAAAAAGACAATATCGGGAATAACAGGTTAACTGAGATAGTCAATAACAATACTTTAAAGGTCGGTAAAGACAGATTCACAGAAATAGGGAACGAGGATAGCTTACATGTGGGTAAGGTATTCAACCTTGAAGCCGGCAGTGAAATCATCCTTAAAACCGGCAGTGCCTCCATCACCATGAGCAGCGACGGCAGCATAAATATTAAGGGCACAGAGGTGAAGATCAACGGCAGCGACATAGCCCTGAAAGCGGCGCAAATTAAGTTGAATTGA
- a CDS encoding Hcp family type VI secretion system effector has product MQANTYLDYEGIKGEATAEGYKDMITIKSVDWNVTRELSAHTGTAQDREASATRLGDVVITKLQDSASPDLFKEATIGKGKKAVFYITKQGDKIEEIMKIELTDAMISNYGVSIQADRPTESITISYTEMMMTVTPTDDKNNVTAPLVYGYSGVKGQQM; this is encoded by the coding sequence ATGCAAGCAAATACATACCTGGACTATGAAGGCATAAAGGGTGAAGCAACCGCCGAAGGTTATAAGGATATGATCACGATAAAGTCTGTTGACTGGAATGTTACCCGCGAACTTTCCGCCCATACAGGCACAGCACAGGACCGCGAAGCCAGCGCCACCCGCTTGGGGGATGTGGTGATCACTAAGCTGCAGGACAGCGCCTCGCCGGATCTGTTTAAGGAAGCCACCATAGGTAAAGGTAAAAAAGCGGTTTTTTACATTACCAAGCAGGGAGATAAAATCGAAGAAATCATGAAAATCGAACTCACCGATGCCATGATTTCCAACTATGGCGTGTCCATTCAGGCCGACAGGCCCACCGAAAGCATTACCATTAGCTATACCGAAATGATGATGACGGTGACCCCCACCGACGACAAAAATAATGTCACCGCACCGCTGGTGTACGGCTACAGTGGCGTTAAAGGACAGCAAATGTAA
- the tssH gene encoding type VI secretion system ATPase TssH, with protein sequence MSAMTLNKLVEKLNPVCRKSLEAAAGICHSRSQFTVEMEHWLLAMLEQDAGDFSLILASFSVDKERLLVQLCQGLEKLKTGNSAAPSLSPHIVNLLRQSWLNTSIEFNDNQVRSGYVIYTLVNDESLTTLISRSAGQITEIDPAQLLHAWGQLAPKSPESAIGNQGELSRQETAALGGAAKNPGLNQFTQDLTALAKAGKIDPILGRDNEIRQMADILTRRRQNNPILTGEAGVGKTAVVEGLALKIAEQDVPDALKNVSIRVLDLALLQAGAGMKGEFENRLKSLINEVKAFPEPVILFIDEAHTMIGSGGAAGQNDAANLLKPALARGELRTIAATTWAEYKKYFEKDAALSRRFQVVKIEEPGELQAAAMMRGLLPVMEKHHQVFVTDKALNAAVSLSHRYISGRQLPDKAVSLLDTACARVAMSRASTPGAIENLQRRAQQLEMQISLLSREAKTGVDHQQVIGELELALTAARDELTLLTSAWQNERELVKKVTCLTLELQDEHKDTPALVTELNRLKATLAENSQPMVFYQVDEQLVAQVIADWTGIPVGKMQHDEIATILALQQNMAGRIVGQDHALALIAKTVQTSRAQLGDEKRPNGVFLLCGPSGVGKTETALALAEQVYGSEDKVTVINMSEFKEEHKVSLLLGSPPGYVGYGEGGVLTEAVRRKPYSVILLDEMEKAHPGVQDIFYQVFDKGAIKDGEGRDIDFKNTIIIMTSNVGTETTMELFADENTAPSPSGLAKAIQDDLLGYFKPAFLGRVNVVPYVPLSRDMLSDIAQLQLARVAERLEKYYRASFDYSPQVVDKIVAMCRDAGSGARNIHHILQNTLLPELSVRILEKMATNELTTSVKVNIKGGEFNYKV encoded by the coding sequence ATGTCAGCTATGACCCTAAACAAACTGGTGGAAAAACTTAACCCTGTTTGCCGCAAATCTCTGGAAGCAGCGGCAGGTATTTGCCACAGCCGCAGCCAGTTTACCGTGGAAATGGAGCACTGGCTGTTGGCTATGCTGGAGCAGGATGCCGGAGATTTTAGCCTGATCCTCGCTAGTTTCTCGGTAGATAAAGAACGCTTGCTGGTTCAGTTATGCCAGGGCCTGGAAAAGCTTAAAACCGGCAACAGTGCCGCGCCGAGTTTATCGCCGCATATTGTCAACCTGCTGCGGCAAAGCTGGCTTAATACCAGCATAGAATTTAACGATAATCAGGTGCGTTCCGGTTATGTCATCTATACCCTGGTTAACGATGAAAGTTTAACCACACTGATTTCACGCTCTGCAGGGCAAATAACCGAAATCGATCCGGCGCAGCTGCTGCATGCCTGGGGGCAGTTAGCTCCCAAATCTCCGGAATCAGCTATTGGCAACCAGGGAGAGCTGTCCCGGCAGGAAACGGCGGCGCTTGGCGGGGCAGCAAAAAACCCGGGGCTGAACCAGTTTACCCAAGATCTCACCGCCCTGGCCAAAGCGGGGAAAATTGACCCTATCCTGGGACGGGATAACGAAATCCGCCAGATGGCGGATATCCTGACCCGGCGGCGTCAGAACAATCCGATTTTAACCGGTGAAGCCGGGGTGGGGAAAACCGCCGTGGTTGAAGGTTTGGCGCTTAAAATTGCTGAACAGGATGTGCCGGATGCCTTGAAAAATGTCAGCATCCGGGTGTTGGATCTGGCACTGCTGCAGGCGGGGGCGGGTATGAAAGGGGAGTTTGAAAACCGGCTTAAATCCCTGATCAACGAGGTCAAGGCATTCCCTGAGCCCGTGATCTTATTTATCGATGAAGCCCATACCATGATAGGCAGCGGCGGGGCGGCGGGACAAAACGATGCCGCCAATCTGTTAAAGCCTGCACTGGCCAGAGGCGAGCTACGCACCATTGCCGCCACGACCTGGGCAGAATACAAAAAATATTTTGAAAAAGACGCTGCCCTGAGCCGGCGTTTCCAGGTGGTTAAAATCGAAGAGCCGGGGGAACTCCAGGCGGCGGCTATGATGCGGGGGCTGTTGCCTGTGATGGAAAAGCATCACCAGGTTTTTGTTACCGACAAAGCGCTTAATGCCGCGGTAAGTTTATCGCACCGCTATATCAGCGGCCGGCAGTTGCCCGACAAGGCGGTGAGTCTGCTTGATACCGCCTGTGCCCGGGTAGCCATGAGCCGGGCATCGACCCCGGGGGCGATAGAAAATTTGCAGCGCAGGGCACAGCAATTGGAAATGCAAATCAGCCTGCTGTCAAGGGAAGCGAAAACCGGGGTGGATCACCAACAAGTAATCGGTGAGCTGGAGCTGGCATTAACGGCCGCCAGGGATGAGTTAACTTTATTGACTTCCGCCTGGCAAAACGAGCGGGAGCTGGTGAAAAAGGTCACCTGCTTAACCCTTGAGTTGCAGGATGAGCATAAAGATACCCCGGCACTTGTCACTGAGCTGAACCGGTTAAAAGCCACCCTGGCAGAAAACAGCCAGCCCATGGTGTTTTACCAGGTGGACGAGCAGTTGGTGGCACAAGTTATTGCCGACTGGACCGGCATTCCGGTGGGAAAAATGCAGCATGATGAAATCGCCACCATTTTGGCCTTGCAGCAAAACATGGCCGGGCGCATTGTCGGCCAGGATCATGCCCTGGCGTTGATTGCCAAAACGGTGCAAACCTCGCGTGCGCAGCTTGGCGATGAAAAACGCCCCAACGGCGTATTCCTGCTTTGCGGTCCGAGCGGGGTCGGCAAAACCGAAACCGCCCTGGCACTGGCGGAACAGGTATACGGCAGCGAAGACAAGGTGACGGTGATCAATATGTCTGAGTTTAAGGAAGAGCATAAGGTTTCCCTGTTGCTGGGCTCTCCTCCCGGGTATGTCGGTTACGGCGAAGGCGGGGTATTGACCGAGGCGGTGCGCCGCAAGCCTTATAGCGTGATCTTGCTTGATGAAATGGAAAAAGCCCATCCCGGGGTGCAGGATATTTTCTATCAGGTTTTTGATAAGGGCGCCATTAAAGACGGTGAAGGCCGGGATATCGACTTTAAAAATACCATTATCATCATGACCTCAAACGTCGGCACGGAAACCACCATGGAGCTGTTTGCCGATGAAAATACCGCGCCGTCGCCGTCAGGCTTAGCCAAGGCGATACAGGATGATCTGCTCGGGTATTTCAAACCGGCGTTTTTAGGCCGGGTGAATGTCGTGCCTTATGTTCCCCTTAGCCGCGATATGCTCAGCGATATCGCCCAGCTGCAGCTGGCGCGGGTGGCTGAGCGTCTGGAGAAATATTACCGGGCCAGCTTTGACTACAGTCCGCAGGTGGTGGATAAAATTGTTGCCATGTGCCGGGATGCAGGCTCGGGGGCGCGTAATATCCATCATATTTTACAAAATACCCTGCTGCCGGAGCTCTCGGTCAGGATATTGGAGAAAATGGCGACTAATGAGCTGACCACTTCGGTGAAAGTCAATATTAAGGGTGGGGAGTTTAACTATAAGGTTTAG
- the tssG gene encoding type VI secretion system baseplate subunit TssG: MSIEALIDDPSSFDFYQAVYTLQRQLAGEKQQFRKIGFDSLPRHELIRFKSEQHLGFPGQAIAAVKHTGTDEEDKICVEMLVSFMGLTGPSGVLPRHYSELILQRLKFKDTGMRDFYDVFNHRLISLFYRAWEKYRFAINFQSSADFQGDKKQTPADPFSRVLSCLCGGEGIKQYYAGIFSKQVRSADGLQQILAEFTGAGIRIEQFQGKWQYLPESEQTRLGGRQQPEGQYACLGVDACIGSRVWDINASIAVHITPKTGQAVKAFLPGEASAESIKQVIKAYLGDAVKVKILLHIKQKDVPPAQLSGAGVPLGLGCGLLSREEKQNRPCILALS; the protein is encoded by the coding sequence ATGAGCATAGAGGCGTTAATAGACGATCCTTCAAGTTTTGACTTTTACCAGGCCGTGTATACGCTGCAGCGCCAGCTGGCGGGAGAAAAACAGCAATTCAGGAAGATCGGCTTTGACAGTTTGCCCCGGCATGAACTGATCCGGTTTAAGTCGGAGCAGCATCTGGGTTTTCCCGGCCAGGCGATAGCCGCAGTCAAACATACGGGTACGGATGAAGAAGATAAGATTTGTGTTGAGATGCTGGTTTCTTTTATGGGGTTAACCGGTCCCAGCGGCGTCTTGCCCCGCCATTACAGTGAGCTGATATTGCAGCGGCTGAAATTTAAAGATACCGGCATGCGTGATTTCTACGATGTTTTTAACCACAGGCTGATTTCCCTGTTTTACCGCGCCTGGGAGAAGTACCGCTTTGCCATTAATTTTCAATCTAGTGCTGACTTTCAGGGGGACAAAAAACAGACACCGGCGGATCCCTTTAGCCGGGTATTAAGTTGCCTGTGCGGCGGTGAGGGCATTAAGCAATATTATGCCGGTATTTTCAGTAAGCAAGTCCGCAGCGCCGATGGCCTGCAGCAGATACTGGCCGAATTTACCGGCGCCGGGATCCGTATCGAGCAGTTTCAGGGCAAGTGGCAGTATTTACCGGAGAGCGAACAAACCAGGCTTGGCGGCCGTCAGCAGCCGGAAGGCCAATATGCCTGTCTGGGAGTCGATGCCTGTATCGGCAGCCGGGTATGGGATATTAATGCTTCCATAGCCGTGCATATCACCCCAAAAACCGGCCAGGCCGTGAAGGCTTTTTTACCGGGTGAAGCCAGTGCAGAGTCGATAAAACAAGTGATCAAAGCTTATCTCGGGGACGCGGTAAAAGTGAAAATTTTGCTGCATATTAAGCAAAAGGATGTGCCGCCTGCCCAGCTGTCAGGCGCCGGCGTGCCTTTGGGCCTGGGCTGCGGCCTGTTAAGCCGGGAAGAAAAACAAAACCGGCCCTGTATTTTGGCTTTATCCTGA
- the tssF gene encoding type VI secretion system baseplate subunit TssF: protein MLNEDLLKYYNRELAFIRHMGAEFAEKYPKLAGRLRLSDEQVEDPHVSRLIEAFSLLTAQIRQKLDDSFPELTQALLGLLYPDYQAPIPSMTVIKMITENVSTTGITLPEHTRVDTRVEGMKPCHFRTCYQTELWPLEVEAVTFQNAPFKAPEPVWQQRPKAVIKLSLATEFAEASMAALGMKRLRFYLNGQPHQTLLLYQLLFEHCIGLAIAKPGETENAKYLQPRHIKAVGFDDEHQVVPYSQRTLSGYRLLVESFIFPEKFLFFELADLASCWGNIEDKCDIYLYLTQGSEDLEKQVGAGHFLLGCTPVINLFEQELEPVRLEPSLYEYKLAARYLDAEVAEIININEVIAYDPKDNKVSISPFYGESHPAYLDQNRMFWHINRQASSWAGGYAEQGTEVFLSLVDHEFRGFTAPDEYGTWLLSIHALCSNRNLPAHLPFGTGEPKMFVPARADIIKQVKCLSAPTMPVRAALDDASRWQLVSHLSLEHFTGPDALKTLKETLKLYDFKSSPENKNLIDNITAVTITSATARVNQKGRISFCNGSDIELVFAGDHYGGSGVFFFCTILDHFFAQYAAINSFTRLSVRFKEQEGIYHTWPSRAGRRPLL, encoded by the coding sequence ATGTTGAACGAGGATTTGCTGAAATATTATAACCGTGAGCTGGCCTTTATCCGCCATATGGGGGCGGAGTTTGCCGAGAAATACCCTAAGCTGGCGGGACGGCTGAGGTTAAGCGACGAGCAGGTGGAAGACCCTCATGTTTCCCGGCTGATCGAGGCTTTTTCCCTGCTGACGGCGCAAATCCGGCAAAAACTCGATGACAGCTTTCCGGAATTAACCCAGGCACTGCTTGGCCTGCTTTACCCGGACTACCAGGCGCCGATCCCCTCGATGACAGTGATTAAAATGATCACCGAAAATGTTTCCACGACGGGTATTACCTTGCCTGAACATACCCGGGTGGACACCCGGGTTGAGGGCATGAAACCCTGTCATTTCCGCACTTGTTACCAAACCGAACTCTGGCCGCTGGAAGTTGAGGCAGTTACCTTCCAGAATGCACCTTTTAAGGCCCCTGAGCCTGTGTGGCAGCAGCGGCCAAAAGCCGTGATCAAGCTGTCCCTGGCTACGGAATTTGCGGAAGCCTCCATGGCCGCCTTAGGGATGAAACGCTTGCGTTTTTACCTCAATGGCCAGCCCCACCAGACGTTGCTGTTATACCAGCTGTTATTCGAGCACTGCATCGGCCTGGCGATAGCCAAACCGGGGGAGACTGAAAACGCGAAATATCTGCAGCCCAGGCATATCAAAGCCGTGGGCTTTGATGACGAGCACCAGGTGGTGCCTTATAGCCAGCGGACCTTGTCCGGATACCGTTTGCTGGTGGAGAGCTTTATTTTTCCTGAAAAATTCCTGTTTTTCGAGCTTGCCGATCTCGCTAGCTGCTGGGGGAATATCGAAGATAAATGCGATATCTATCTTTACCTGACACAGGGCTCGGAAGATCTGGAAAAACAGGTCGGCGCCGGCCATTTTTTACTTGGCTGTACCCCGGTGATTAACCTGTTCGAACAGGAGCTGGAACCGGTCAGGCTGGAACCGAGTTTGTATGAGTATAAGCTCGCCGCCAGGTATCTTGATGCCGAGGTGGCGGAAATTATCAATATCAATGAAGTGATCGCCTACGACCCTAAAGATAACAAGGTCAGCATCAGCCCTTTTTACGGGGAAAGCCATCCCGCCTACCTGGATCAAAACCGTATGTTCTGGCATATCAACCGCCAGGCGTCGAGTTGGGCGGGGGGTTATGCCGAGCAGGGGACGGAAGTCTTTTTGTCTTTGGTGGACCATGAATTCAGGGGCTTTACCGCCCCGGATGAATACGGTACCTGGCTGCTCAGTATCCATGCCTTGTGCAGCAACCGCAATTTACCCGCCCATCTGCCGTTTGGCACCGGTGAGCCGAAAATGTTTGTGCCGGCCCGGGCGGATATCATCAAGCAGGTAAAATGTTTATCGGCCCCGACCATGCCGGTGAGGGCGGCCCTGGATGACGCCAGCCGCTGGCAACTGGTCAGCCATTTGTCGCTGGAGCATTTCACCGGGCCGGATGCCCTGAAAACCTTAAAAGAAACATTAAAGCTCTATGATTTTAAAAGCTCGCCGGAAAATAAAAACCTGATTGACAATATTACTGCCGTCACCATCACAAGTGCTACCGCCAGGGTGAACCAGAAAGGGCGCATCAGTTTCTGTAACGGCAGTGATATCGAGCTGGTGTTTGCTGGGGATCATTACGGCGGCAGTGGCGTATTTTTCTTTTGTACTATACTTGACCATTTCTTTGCCCAGTACGCGGCGATCAACAGCTTTACCCGTCTGAGCGTGCGCTTTAAGGAGCAGGAGGGCATCTATCATACCTGGCCAAGCCGGGCGGGCAGGAGGCCGTTGCTATGA
- the tssE gene encoding type VI secretion system baseplate subunit TssE, which translates to MSQYKCRGLQVSLLDKLIDDNPQEPEARDGHNGAGLNQVRANVRRDLENLLNAKVPWQTWPACYRELDHSLVNYGLQDFSSMAVGSLEGRQLLCQKVADAIKRFEPRFIEVEVATVDNEQPLDRILRLRISALLYADPEPEYICFDSEVEPVHLGMKVQETEL; encoded by the coding sequence ATGAGTCAGTATAAGTGCCGGGGGCTTCAGGTTTCTTTGCTGGATAAACTTATCGATGATAATCCGCAGGAACCCGAAGCAAGGGATGGCCATAACGGCGCCGGCTTAAATCAGGTGCGCGCCAATGTCCGGCGGGATCTGGAAAATTTACTGAATGCCAAAGTGCCGTGGCAAACCTGGCCGGCGTGCTACCGGGAGTTGGATCATTCCCTGGTAAACTATGGCCTGCAGGACTTTTCCAGTATGGCGGTGGGCAGTTTGGAAGGGCGGCAGTTATTATGTCAAAAGGTAGCGGATGCCATTAAACGTTTTGAGCCGCGCTTTATTGAGGTGGAAGTGGCAACCGTGGATAACGAGCAGCCCCTGGACCGTATTTTAAGGCTGCGCATCAGCGCCTTGTTATACGCGGATCCCGAGCCGGAATATATATGCTTTGATTCCGAGGTCGAGCCTGTGCATTTAGGCATGAAAGTACAGGAGACGGAGCTTTGA